One window from the genome of Gemmatimonadota bacterium encodes:
- the bcrC gene encoding benzoyl-CoA reductase subunit C: MAKHDELVTRTAIVDWARDIFEDLDFTVVRQWLEDNPGRKAGGYLPVYAPREVLHATGFLPVGIHGGGDRIEIIRGDAFYQSYICHLPRSVIELAQSGRLDMLSAVLFPSTCDVIRNLSGMWKLLYPDTYVRYIDVPQVPDPGASAEFWAGELHHMIDGLAEVSGHRPTDVDLQRSIAVYNEARAVIRELYALRRDRPWDVPTEELYLLLRAGESVAPETFIAHAKQYIAAVAADPKRQRDNSRVVVVGAFCEQPPLGLIKSIERAGCYIVDDDFLLGNRFLTTTVRDDGEPVRALADAFIRNDMASSVLYEINPLGKRNLMKNRVADAKADGIIFATPSFCDPALLDQPMLRDGAEKAGIPCIAFKYAENTGQFQQFREQAGTFADSIKLWGAA; this comes from the coding sequence ATGGCCAAGCACGACGAGTTGGTGACGCGCACTGCAATCGTAGATTGGGCGCGCGACATTTTTGAAGACCTCGACTTTACGGTCGTTCGACAGTGGCTCGAGGACAATCCGGGTCGCAAGGCGGGCGGCTATCTCCCCGTCTACGCGCCGCGCGAGGTGCTCCATGCGACGGGGTTCTTGCCGGTGGGGATCCACGGCGGCGGCGACCGCATTGAGATCATTCGCGGCGACGCCTTCTATCAGTCCTATATCTGCCATTTGCCGCGTTCGGTGATCGAGCTCGCACAGTCCGGGCGGCTGGACATGCTCTCGGCGGTACTCTTTCCCTCGACGTGCGACGTCATTCGCAACTTGTCGGGGATGTGGAAGCTCCTGTATCCCGATACCTACGTGCGGTACATCGACGTGCCGCAGGTGCCGGATCCAGGTGCGTCCGCTGAGTTCTGGGCCGGCGAGCTGCACCACATGATCGACGGGCTCGCCGAGGTATCGGGGCATCGTCCGACCGATGTGGACTTGCAGCGCTCGATCGCCGTGTACAACGAAGCCCGCGCGGTCATTCGTGAATTGTATGCCCTGCGGCGGGATCGCCCCTGGGATGTGCCGACCGAAGAGCTCTATCTTCTGCTCCGCGCTGGCGAGAGCGTAGCGCCCGAGACGTTCATTGCGCACGCCAAGCAGTACATCGCCGCTGTGGCCGCCGATCCCAAGCGTCAGCGCGACAACAGCCGCGTCGTCGTGGTGGGCGCGTTCTGCGAGCAGCCGCCGCTGGGGCTCATCAAAAGCATTGAGCGCGCCGGTTGCTACATCGTGGACGACGACTTTCTGCTCGGCAATCGCTTTTTGACGACCACCGTGCGGGATGACGGTGAGCCGGTACGCGCGCTGGCCGACGCCTTCATTCGCAACGACATGGCGTCATCGGTGCTCTACGAAATCAATCCACTCGGCAAGCGCAATCTGATGAAGAACCGTGTGGCCGATGCCAAGGCAGACGGAATCATTTTTGCGACGCCGAGTTTCTGCGACCCCGCGCTGCTCGATCAACCAATGCTGCGTGATGGTGCGGAAAAAGCAGGGATCCCGTGTATCGCGTTCAAGTACGCGGAGAACACGGGGCAGTTCCAGCAGTTCCGCGAACAGGCCGGCACCTTCGCCGACTCGATTAAGCTCTGGGGGGCCGCCTAA
- the bcrD gene encoding benzoyl-CoA reductase subunit D translates to MITTAGIDVGSGAVKVTVMRTDGEGSEQLLAQVSTRIRRREIAKVVDETFDAAVEMAGVDEIHYIGTTGEGGEVPYATGHFYGMTTHARGALFLTPGIGAVLDVGALHTRAVAMDGHGRVKDYKMTSQCASGSGQFLENIARYLGVSHDEIGQLSIIATKPEKVSSICAVLAETDVINMVSRGITTSDILRGVHESMAERFVRLLRSLEFAGAVFVSGGLASDTGLLTALRDSLAKKEAELGKLEVVTHDDAIFAGSIGAALWGAFRYRKMSQQDVAWTAASKVA, encoded by the coding sequence ATGATCACCACAGCGGGAATCGACGTTGGGAGCGGCGCCGTGAAGGTGACCGTGATGCGCACGGACGGCGAGGGCTCCGAGCAGCTACTCGCGCAAGTGTCGACGCGCATTCGCCGGCGTGAGATTGCGAAAGTCGTCGACGAAACCTTTGATGCCGCGGTCGAGATGGCCGGCGTAGACGAGATCCACTACATCGGCACCACGGGCGAGGGTGGCGAAGTGCCGTATGCCACTGGGCATTTTTACGGCATGACCACGCACGCGCGTGGCGCGCTGTTTCTGACGCCAGGCATTGGCGCGGTACTCGATGTGGGTGCACTCCACACGCGTGCGGTGGCCATGGACGGTCACGGTCGCGTGAAGGACTACAAGATGACCAGCCAGTGCGCGTCGGGTTCCGGGCAGTTCCTCGAGAACATCGCGCGCTACCTTGGCGTGTCGCACGACGAAATCGGGCAGCTGTCGATTATTGCCACCAAGCCGGAGAAGGTGAGCTCGATCTGCGCCGTGCTCGCTGAAACCGACGTGATCAATATGGTGTCGCGTGGCATTACGACCAGCGACATCCTGCGTGGCGTGCACGAGAGTATGGCCGAGCGCTTTGTGCGATTGCTGCGGTCGCTGGAGTTTGCGGGGGCGGTGTTTGTGAGTGGTGGACTCGCCTCGGACACGGGGTTGCTTACGGCGTTGCGCGATTCGTTGGCCAAGAAGGAAGCCGAGCTCGGAAAACTCGAGGTTGTGACGCACGACGACGCGATTTTCGCTGGCTCCATCGGCGCGGCGCTGTGGGGTGCGTTCCGGTATCGGAAGATGTCGCAGCAGGACGTGGCGTGGACCGCCGCGTCGAAGGTGGCGTGA
- a CDS encoding thiolase family protein: MTRGTTVQFNDVFIPYGAYWSTPFCSWQGSLATLPPIPFAAEVTARALAQRDIEAATIDGLCLGITVASKFSFYGTPWFAGLAGLGHTTGPTISQACATSVRCLATAAQELSTGGATVYLAAAADRTSNGPHVFYPNPAGPGGTGDAENLVLDSFGHDPWAKNSMLQTAENVAKEAGITREQQEEITLLRYAQYATATADDSAFLKRYMPWPLEVKDARGKKVVATVTGDEGVHGTSAQGLAGLRPVIEGGSVTFGTQTHPADGNAGMVLTAGRDRARAIAPAGLVDVQLLSVGQARVKKGFMPMAVVPAAAQALERAGITAAQLGSVTSHNPFAVNDVYLSRELKLDPERMNRHGCSLVWGHPQGPTGLRSVIELIEDLAIAGGGYGLFTGCAAGDSAAAVVLKVSMR, encoded by the coding sequence ATGACGAGGGGAACGACCGTGCAGTTCAACGATGTGTTCATTCCATATGGCGCATATTGGTCGACGCCATTCTGCTCGTGGCAGGGAAGTTTGGCAACGCTCCCGCCGATTCCGTTCGCCGCAGAAGTCACCGCGCGGGCGCTCGCGCAGCGGGATATCGAGGCCGCAACGATTGACGGCCTCTGCCTCGGCATTACCGTGGCGAGCAAGTTCTCGTTCTATGGCACGCCGTGGTTCGCTGGATTAGCTGGTCTCGGGCACACGACGGGCCCCACGATCAGTCAGGCGTGCGCCACGTCGGTGCGCTGCCTTGCGACGGCTGCACAAGAGCTGAGCACCGGTGGCGCAACGGTGTACCTTGCCGCCGCGGCCGACCGCACGAGCAATGGGCCGCACGTTTTCTATCCAAACCCCGCTGGTCCTGGCGGGACGGGCGACGCTGAGAATCTCGTCCTCGACAGCTTTGGCCACGATCCGTGGGCCAAGAACTCGATGTTGCAGACCGCGGAGAACGTCGCCAAGGAAGCTGGCATTACGCGCGAGCAGCAGGAGGAGATCACGCTCCTGCGCTATGCGCAGTATGCCACCGCTACCGCTGATGACAGTGCATTCCTCAAGCGCTACATGCCGTGGCCGCTCGAAGTAAAAGATGCCCGTGGCAAGAAGGTCGTCGCGACGGTGACCGGCGATGAAGGCGTCCATGGCACCTCCGCGCAGGGCCTTGCTGGATTGCGCCCTGTGATCGAAGGCGGATCGGTGACCTTCGGAACGCAAACGCATCCCGCCGACGGCAATGCCGGTATGGTGCTCACCGCTGGCCGCGATCGCGCCCGTGCGATCGCACCGGCTGGATTGGTGGATGTGCAGCTCCTCTCGGTTGGCCAAGCGCGCGTGAAGAAGGGGTTCATGCCAATGGCCGTCGTACCGGCAGCAGCGCAGGCACTTGAACGGGCGGGCATCACGGCTGCCCAACTCGGCAGCGTGACGTCGCACAATCCGTTCGCGGTCAACGATGTGTATCTCTCGCGCGAACTCAAGCTCGACCCCGAGCGGATGAACCGACATGGCTGTTCGCTCGTGTGGGGGCACCCGCAGGGACCCACGGGGCTTCGCTCGGTTATCGAGCTCATCGAAGATCTCGCGATTGCCGGCGGTGGGTATGGACTGTTCACTGGCTGTGCCGCAGGCGACAGCGCCGCCGCGGTGGTATTGAAAGTCAGCATGCGCTGA
- the bcrB gene encoding benzoyl-CoA reductase subunit B encodes MAEVLKDRSMVLQKEMIANHFELLAKAPETKTPVVYTFVPGNLTELIRSFGALPVLPEINALQSGMRKQSGDYIAEAERGGHSEDVCTYVKCDIGMMRSGNIGPGGTKLPKPDLLLLSYTGCYTFMKWFELLREEYDCPTVMFHVPYQGDGKLEPEHREYMLRQLRETVIPALEKATGNKYDEEKLRHHLQLSAQAEDDLVAVLQAGKQVPSPIDGYFGTVYYVGPIFSAFRGTQEGVDYYKALREEVEERAMLGLGPITPEGPLEGEKYRLVVEGPPNWTHFRDFWKMFADEKAVVVASTYTKVGGTYDFGFRHNPNDPLGTLADYCSGCYTNLNLPSRIDMICNYIKEYKADGFLINSVKSCNSFSAGQLMILREVEKRTGIPGAFIESDLVDPRYFSAANIKNRLESYFQMIDARRAGKGV; translated from the coding sequence ATGGCTGAAGTACTCAAGGACCGCTCGATGGTGCTGCAGAAGGAAATGATCGCCAACCATTTTGAGTTGTTGGCGAAAGCGCCTGAGACGAAGACTCCGGTCGTGTACACCTTTGTGCCTGGGAACCTGACCGAGCTCATTCGCTCGTTCGGAGCGCTCCCCGTGCTTCCCGAGATCAATGCGCTGCAGTCGGGAATGCGCAAGCAGTCTGGCGATTACATCGCTGAGGCTGAGCGCGGCGGGCACTCCGAGGATGTGTGCACCTATGTGAAGTGCGACATCGGCATGATGCGCTCGGGGAATATCGGACCCGGTGGCACCAAGCTCCCGAAGCCCGATCTGCTTCTCCTCTCGTACACCGGCTGCTACACCTTCATGAAGTGGTTTGAGTTGCTGCGTGAGGAGTATGACTGCCCGACGGTGATGTTCCACGTGCCGTATCAGGGCGACGGCAAGCTCGAGCCCGAGCACCGCGAGTATATGCTGCGCCAGTTGCGCGAGACAGTGATTCCGGCGCTCGAGAAGGCGACCGGCAACAAGTATGACGAAGAAAAACTGCGCCATCACTTGCAGCTCTCGGCGCAGGCCGAGGACGATCTTGTGGCGGTGCTGCAGGCTGGCAAGCAGGTGCCGAGTCCGATTGATGGATACTTCGGCACCGTGTACTACGTCGGGCCGATCTTCAGTGCGTTTCGTGGGACGCAGGAAGGAGTGGACTACTACAAGGCGCTGCGCGAGGAAGTGGAGGAGCGCGCGATGCTTGGCCTTGGGCCGATCACGCCAGAGGGGCCGCTTGAAGGGGAGAAGTATCGCCTCGTGGTAGAGGGGCCGCCCAACTGGACGCACTTCCGAGATTTTTGGAAGATGTTTGCGGACGAGAAGGCGGTCGTGGTTGCCTCGACGTATACCAAGGTCGGCGGCACCTACGACTTTGGCTTCCGCCACAACCCCAATGATCCGCTCGGCACGCTCGCGGATTACTGCAGCGGCTGCTACACCAATCTCAACTTGCCGTCGCGCATTGATATGATCTGCAACTACATCAAAGAGTATAAGGCCGACGGCTTCCTGATTAACTCGGTGAAGTCGTGCAACTCGTTCTCGGCAGGACAGTTGATGATTCTGCGTGAGGTGGAGAAGCGCACGGGGATCCCCGGCGCGTTTATTGAATCGGATTTGGTGGACCCGCGCTATTTCTCGGCCGCGAACATCAAGAATCGACTCGAGAGCTATTTCCAGATGATTGACGCGCGCCGCGCGGGGAAGGGCGTATGA
- a CDS encoding TetR/AcrR family transcriptional regulator: MTAIKRARTAKAPGPRLAREKTQRKLDELLMKAAALIAKKGFEATTMRDLAKAIDASLAGLYHYFSSKEDLLYQLQHRTFSALLEAQQVIAALPGTPDERFARLLTGHLEFYAQHTNELKACTFELESLSVDDYRTVEAIRRKYYRLMTSVVTDVMHARNASAKEMRQSRHATLFIFGMLNWIFMWYEPSRHGTVSQIGDEMRDLVLHGLKRTKGGR; encoded by the coding sequence ATGACGGCCATCAAGCGCGCGCGTACCGCGAAAGCTCCCGGGCCACGTCTGGCTCGGGAAAAAACGCAACGCAAGCTCGACGAACTGCTGATGAAGGCAGCCGCGCTGATCGCGAAGAAAGGATTCGAAGCCACGACCATGCGTGACCTCGCGAAGGCGATCGACGCGAGTCTGGCGGGGCTGTACCACTACTTCTCGAGCAAAGAAGACCTGCTGTATCAATTGCAACACCGGACGTTTTCGGCGCTGCTCGAGGCGCAGCAGGTCATCGCCGCCCTCCCTGGGACGCCCGATGAGCGGTTTGCGCGGTTGCTGACGGGACACCTCGAGTTCTATGCGCAACACACGAATGAACTCAAGGCCTGCACCTTTGAACTCGAGTCGCTTTCAGTTGACGATTACCGCACCGTCGAAGCGATTCGCCGGAAATACTATCGATTGATGACGTCCGTAGTCACTGATGTGATGCACGCGCGCAATGCGTCCGCGAAAGAAATGCGTCAAAGTCGTCACGCGACGCTGTTCATCTTCGGCATGCTCAACTGGATTTTCATGTGGTACGAGCCCTCCCGGCATGGAACGGTCTCGCAGATCGGCGACGAGATGCGCGATCTAGTCCTGCATGGATTGAAGCGCACGAAGGGAGGCAGGTAA
- a CDS encoding acyl-CoA dehydratase activase — MSCVVGIDLGSTTTKAVILDENGDVLGRGITNSRSNYDLAAAVAKTEAFINARFGLIEQHVESTETVQAVSDLRRAFVMEQLLHQLRRLEQLLLEEIDKSAPQELKAPFRDAIEEICRRITVEEEERFKRPAELRSDFFRDAVGSAFMRIAEQIGDPTGVSFDRLIGVYDKCIIRVENEPMDLDFRDHIGDALNRVSNPRLAHAVEFAVAYDLSPAATVGTGYGRARLPFPKEQIRSEILCHGLGAHAMFPNTRTVLDIGGQDTKAIQVDAAGIVTGFQMNDRCAAGCGRYLGYIADEMNLGLHELGPLAELSKRSVKINSTCTVFAGAELRERLSLGEKREDILAGLHRAIVIRAMSLLARSGGVDDEFTFTGGVAKNPAAVRAIRELIQENYGERTLNISAESIYTGALGAALFANRMVA, encoded by the coding sequence ATGAGTTGCGTCGTCGGGATTGACCTAGGCTCGACCACCACGAAGGCCGTGATTTTGGATGAAAACGGCGATGTGCTCGGTCGAGGCATCACGAACTCGCGTTCGAACTACGACCTCGCAGCGGCGGTCGCCAAGACCGAAGCGTTTATCAATGCGCGCTTTGGGCTGATTGAGCAGCATGTGGAGTCCACAGAGACGGTGCAGGCCGTGAGCGATCTGCGGCGTGCCTTTGTGATGGAGCAACTGCTGCATCAGCTGCGACGGTTGGAGCAGTTGCTGCTCGAGGAAATCGACAAGTCAGCGCCGCAGGAACTCAAGGCGCCATTCCGTGACGCGATTGAAGAAATCTGCCGCCGCATTACGGTGGAAGAAGAAGAACGCTTCAAGCGTCCCGCCGAACTTCGTTCGGACTTCTTCCGTGACGCGGTCGGCTCGGCATTTATGCGCATTGCTGAGCAGATTGGCGACCCCACGGGCGTGAGTTTCGATCGCCTCATTGGCGTGTATGACAAATGCATCATTCGCGTGGAGAACGAGCCGATGGATCTCGACTTCCGCGATCACATCGGCGATGCGCTGAATCGCGTGAGCAACCCGCGCTTGGCCCACGCCGTGGAGTTTGCGGTGGCCTATGACCTGAGTCCGGCTGCGACGGTTGGCACCGGCTACGGCCGCGCGCGGCTCCCGTTTCCTAAAGAACAGATCCGGTCCGAGATTCTGTGTCACGGACTCGGGGCACACGCGATGTTCCCGAATACGCGCACGGTGCTCGATATCGGCGGTCAGGATACGAAAGCGATTCAGGTGGACGCCGCCGGAATCGTCACGGGCTTTCAGATGAACGACCGGTGCGCGGCGGGCTGCGGACGCTACCTCGGCTACATCGCGGACGAAATGAACCTCGGCCTGCACGAGCTTGGGCCGTTGGCGGAACTCTCCAAGCGTAGCGTAAAGATCAATTCCACCTGCACCGTGTTTGCGGGCGCGGAACTGCGCGAGCGGCTGTCGCTTGGTGAGAAGCGCGAAGACATTCTGGCTGGGTTGCACCGCGCGATCGTGATTCGCGCGATGAGTCTATTGGCGCGCTCGGGTGGCGTGGACGATGAGTTCACCTTCACCGGCGGCGTGGCCAAGAATCCCGCCGCGGTGCGCGCGATTCGCGAGTTGATTCAGGAAAACTATGGCGAGCGTACGCTGAATATCTCAGCGGAGAGTATTTACACGGGCGCGCTGGGTGCGGCGCTCTTTGCCAACCGGATGGTGGCCTAA
- a CDS encoding molybdopterin-dependent oxidoreductase, protein MSTEVLVRLNINGEDRTLALKPNTTLLAALRQHLALTGTKKGCGTGDCGACTVQVDGDPVNSCLMLAVAAQGKRITTIEGLSHDGELHPLQHAFVKHGAIQCGYCTSGAVMASKALIDRNPTPTEGEIKEALSGNLCRCATYPRMIKAVSGWKEFEGVPFNSKPHVHAERDQVRDHDTVSHGVTRYDGPDKVTGRAKYTADLNLPDTIVGKILGSTVAHGIIKRIDVTKARALPGVLAVITGADVPDAFYGVSPAREDEQILAKERVRYVGDEVAAVAALDDATAEAALKLIEVEYEELPAVFDPVAAMAPGAPVIHPEKPRYAGNINTRVDWHFGDVHKGFAEADLVREERFIGNRTYQSPMEPHAALARWEHHGDRLTLWSSTQTPHYLHRSLSRVLGVPMGNIRVIRPAVGGGFGAKAEATPLDFCAAILSKMTGRPVAMEYTREEMYTHFRGRHKQYIDLKIGLKKDGTITAAEHTVVLDGGAYTSYGVITAYYAGSMLPTLYKIPNYKYEGTRVYTNLPASGAFRGHGVPQPRFAFESLLDMMAEELGIDPFDIRLKNAMEPNTRTGNALDISSCEFIATLNRARETSGWAEKRGKLPPGKGIGVGCGGFVSGAGYPIYRSDFPHSNAMIRVHEDGTGVTLHIAAAEIGQGSDTVLVQIAAEELGVPYEWVWMADCDTTVSPLDLGSYSSRVTLMGGNAVKMAAANVSAQLREVAARELGCDPTALTVRDGRIFVPQHPSVGMSWADAARAAFSKKGPVVGTGSYSPPKHLGGEFKGGTVGTSPAYSFSTAVAEVTVDLETGYVTVDRFTDYSDAGTVINPVTLHGQVEGAIIMGLGETLLEDTIVGPGGKFANANLHDYLIPTIAETPEIHTAAVESFEPRGPFGAKEIGEGSMLPVFGAIANAIYNACGVRVTELPITPEKILRGIKANGGAAAVATGARG, encoded by the coding sequence ATGAGCACCGAAGTCCTCGTTCGTTTGAACATCAATGGTGAGGATCGTACCCTCGCCCTCAAACCGAACACCACGCTGCTCGCCGCGTTGCGGCAACACCTTGCTCTGACCGGCACCAAAAAGGGATGCGGCACGGGCGACTGTGGCGCGTGCACCGTACAGGTGGACGGCGATCCGGTAAACTCGTGCCTTATGCTGGCCGTCGCGGCGCAGGGAAAGCGCATTACGACCATCGAAGGACTGTCGCACGACGGTGAGTTGCACCCCCTGCAGCATGCGTTCGTCAAGCACGGGGCGATTCAGTGCGGCTATTGCACGAGCGGCGCGGTGATGGCATCGAAGGCGCTCATCGACAGAAATCCGACGCCGACTGAGGGCGAGATCAAAGAGGCGCTCTCGGGCAACTTGTGCCGCTGCGCAACATACCCGCGCATGATCAAAGCGGTGTCTGGGTGGAAAGAGTTCGAGGGCGTGCCCTTCAACTCCAAACCGCACGTGCACGCCGAACGCGACCAGGTGCGCGATCACGACACGGTGAGTCACGGCGTCACGCGCTACGACGGACCGGATAAAGTCACCGGGCGTGCGAAGTACACGGCAGACCTCAACCTCCCCGACACAATTGTCGGCAAGATTTTGGGCAGCACGGTGGCACACGGCATCATCAAGCGCATTGACGTGACCAAAGCACGCGCCTTGCCGGGCGTGCTGGCGGTGATCACCGGCGCCGATGTGCCAGACGCCTTCTACGGCGTGAGCCCCGCCCGCGAAGATGAACAGATTCTCGCCAAGGAGCGCGTGCGCTACGTTGGCGATGAAGTAGCTGCGGTGGCCGCGTTGGACGACGCGACCGCTGAAGCGGCGTTGAAGCTGATTGAAGTGGAGTACGAAGAACTGCCCGCGGTGTTCGATCCGGTGGCGGCGATGGCGCCCGGTGCGCCAGTGATCCATCCTGAGAAGCCGCGCTACGCCGGCAACATCAATACGCGCGTGGACTGGCACTTTGGCGACGTGCATAAGGGATTCGCCGAGGCGGACCTCGTACGGGAAGAGCGATTTATTGGCAATCGTACGTACCAGTCGCCGATGGAGCCGCATGCGGCGCTGGCGCGCTGGGAGCATCACGGCGATCGTCTGACCCTCTGGTCCTCCACACAAACGCCGCACTATCTGCACCGCTCGCTCTCGCGCGTGCTCGGCGTTCCCATGGGAAACATCCGTGTGATTCGCCCAGCAGTAGGAGGCGGATTCGGTGCCAAGGCAGAAGCGACGCCGCTCGATTTCTGCGCCGCGATCCTCTCCAAGATGACGGGACGTCCCGTCGCGATGGAATACACGCGGGAAGAGATGTACACGCACTTCCGCGGCCGTCATAAGCAGTACATCGATCTCAAAATCGGCCTCAAGAAAGACGGCACGATTACGGCCGCTGAGCATACGGTGGTGCTGGATGGTGGCGCGTATACGTCATACGGCGTGATCACGGCGTACTACGCCGGATCGATGCTGCCGACGCTCTACAAGATTCCGAACTACAAGTATGAAGGCACGCGCGTGTACACAAACCTTCCGGCCTCCGGCGCGTTCCGTGGGCACGGGGTGCCACAGCCGCGCTTTGCCTTTGAATCATTGCTCGACATGATGGCCGAAGAACTGGGCATCGATCCGTTTGATATTCGGCTCAAGAATGCCATGGAGCCGAACACGCGTACTGGCAACGCGCTCGACATTTCGTCGTGTGAGTTTATTGCCACGCTCAATCGTGCGCGCGAGACCTCGGGGTGGGCCGAGAAGCGCGGCAAGCTTCCGCCGGGCAAGGGGATTGGCGTCGGCTGCGGCGGCTTTGTGTCGGGCGCTGGATATCCGATTTACCGATCGGACTTCCCGCACTCGAATGCCATGATCCGCGTACACGAGGATGGCACCGGCGTCACGTTGCACATTGCGGCAGCGGAGATTGGCCAAGGCTCGGACACGGTGCTGGTGCAGATTGCCGCTGAGGAGCTTGGTGTACCGTACGAGTGGGTGTGGATGGCCGATTGCGACACCACGGTCAGCCCGCTCGATCTTGGCTCCTATTCGAGTCGCGTGACACTCATGGGCGGCAATGCCGTGAAGATGGCGGCCGCGAATGTGTCGGCGCAGCTCCGCGAAGTGGCGGCCCGAGAGTTGGGTTGCGACCCCACAGCGCTGACCGTGCGCGATGGCCGCATCTTTGTGCCGCAACATCCGTCCGTCGGAATGTCCTGGGCCGATGCCGCGCGCGCGGCATTCTCCAAGAAAGGCCCAGTTGTCGGTACTGGTTCATATTCGCCGCCCAAACATCTCGGTGGCGAGTTCAAGGGCGGCACGGTGGGCACGTCGCCGGCCTACAGCTTCTCGACCGCGGTGGCGGAAGTGACCGTGGATTTGGAAACAGGGTATGTGACCGTTGACCGCTTTACGGACTACAGCGATGCTGGAACCGTGATCAATCCGGTGACGCTGCACGGTCAGGTTGAGGGCGCGATCATCATGGGACTGGGTGAGACGTTGCTCGAGGACACGATCGTTGGCCCTGGCGGCAAATTTGCCAACGCCAATCTGCACGACTATCTGATTCCGACGATCGCCGAGACGCCGGAGATTCATACGGCGGCCGTGGAGAGTTTTGAGCCGCGTGGCCCGTTCGGCGCGAAGGAAATCGGTGAAGGCTCTATGCTTCCCGTGTTCGGCGCGATTGCCAACGCCATTTACAACGCGTGCGGCGTGCGGGTCACGGAACTACCCATCACCCCAGAGAAGATTCTGCGCGGCATCAAGGCCAATGGTGGCGCGGCCGCCGTAGCGACCGGAGCGCGTGGATGA
- a CDS encoding xanthine dehydrogenase family protein subunit M, whose protein sequence is MAMPDFTYLRPGSLSDACALASSLGADAAFIAGGTELIPDFQRERETARQLIALDHLPELRGIAEDGGGLCIGGLTTVSAVASSPLVRARSVALADAARAIGSAQIRSLATIGGNFCRAVPCADTPPAAIASGARVRLIGVNGTREMPAEEFFLGPRSTVLTSGEVLVAILLPAQPAGSGTSYQRFSRRKGASLAVAAVAARITVAKGRMQGARIVLGAVSPVPLKISSAAAMLEGERPSPELFAKAAAQCAVEALPITDVRGSADFRRELVSVLAQRAFEQAVERAEGRS, encoded by the coding sequence ATGGCGATGCCGGATTTCACCTATCTGCGGCCGGGGAGCTTGAGCGACGCGTGCGCGCTTGCCTCGAGCCTCGGCGCCGACGCCGCATTTATTGCGGGCGGCACCGAACTCATTCCCGACTTTCAGCGTGAACGGGAGACGGCGCGTCAGCTGATTGCGCTCGATCATTTGCCCGAGTTGCGAGGGATTGCCGAAGACGGCGGGGGGCTGTGTATTGGCGGTCTCACGACCGTGTCAGCGGTCGCGTCCTCGCCGCTCGTGCGCGCCCGTAGTGTCGCGCTGGCCGACGCGGCGCGAGCGATTGGCAGCGCACAAATTCGAAGCCTAGCTACGATCGGCGGTAACTTTTGTCGTGCGGTGCCGTGCGCGGACACGCCGCCCGCGGCGATCGCCTCCGGCGCTCGGGTCCGCCTGATTGGTGTGAATGGCACGCGTGAGATGCCGGCCGAGGAGTTCTTTCTCGGGCCGCGGAGCACGGTGCTCACCTCAGGCGAGGTGCTCGTCGCGATTCTGCTACCCGCGCAGCCCGCTGGGTCTGGGACGAGTTATCAGCGATTCTCGCGCCGCAAAGGCGCGTCGCTCGCGGTGGCGGCCGTCGCCGCTCGGATTACGGTGGCCAAGGGACGCATGCAGGGCGCACGCATCGTGCTCGGTGCGGTCTCCCCAGTACCACTGAAGATCAGCTCTGCTGCGGCGATGCTTGAGGGCGAACGTCCGTCGCCGGAGCTCTTTGCGAAGGCGGCGGCACAGTGCGCCGTTGAGGCGTTGCCAATTACCGATGTTCGCGGCTCAGCGGACTTCCGACGTGAACTGGTGAGCGTTCTGGCTCAGCGCGCATTTGAGCAGGCGGTAGAACGCGCGGAGGGTCGCTCATGA